One part of the Rutidosis leptorrhynchoides isolate AG116_Rl617_1_P2 chromosome 1, CSIRO_AGI_Rlap_v1, whole genome shotgun sequence genome encodes these proteins:
- the LOC139876762 gene encoding putative pentatricopeptide repeat-containing protein At3g13770, mitochondrial, with translation MRREIHLFAGFSRNILYSLSFQITQRFASSSSTISPTNLETLCSNGHLTYALADMAKIGLQMDLQAYDTVLNECIKQKSVRGGQRVQAHMIKTQYKQPLYLGTRFLVLYSKCDCLREARQVFDEMPDKNVVSWTAMMSAYSKRSYGSEALDLLLQMLRSGSKPNEYTFATVLTCCTGICGLEYGRQVHSLIIKSNYESQLYVGCSLLDMYAKSGAIHEARFVFEDLPERDVVSWTAIISGYAQLGLDEDALELFRRLLREGMTLNYVTYASVLTAVSGLAAYEMGKQIHSHVIRSEVPFYVVLQNSLIDTYTKCGQLTYARKVFDKMPERTVISWNAMLVGYSKHGMAKELTELFEVMKKDKKVKPDKVTYLAILSGCSHGEMENKGLEFFDEMNEKDGVVPDIEHYGCVVDLLGRAGQVEKAFDFIKKMPIEPNAAIWGSLLGACLVHSNVEIGEIAGQRILEIEPENPGNYVILSNLFASRGRWDDVRNIRNLMEEKAVAKDPGKSWIEIDQTLHTFHAGDHLHPDINKVYDKMNELLVKLKEYGYSPDVSRVLYDVDDEQKEKILLGHSEKLALAYGLICSPEGKTIRIMKNLRVCVDCHSFAKVVSQVCGREVFMRDKNRFHHIVDGICSCGDYW, from the exons ATGCGTAGGGAAATACACCTTTTCGCCGGTTTTTCAAGAAACATATTATATTCACTCTCATTCCAAATAACCCAACGATTTGCATCTTCATCTTCTACTATTTCACCAACAAATTTAGAAACTTTATGCTCCAACGGCCACCTCACCTATGCACTGGCAGATATGGCAAAAATTGGTCTTCAAATGGACTTACAAGCCTATGACACCGTATTAAACGAGTGTATAAAACAGAAATCTGTGAGAGGAGGTCAGAGGGTTCAGGCCCACATGATTAAAACTCAATATAAACAGCCATTGTATCTTGGAACAAGGTTTCTTGTACTTTATAGTAAATGTGATTGTTTACGGGAAGCACGCcaagtgttcgatgaaatgcctGATAAAAATGTGGTTTCTTGGACGGCTATGATGTCAGCTTATTCGAAGAGATCGTATGGTTCTGAAGCGTTGGATCTCCTTTTGCAGATGTTAAGATCAG GTAGCAAGCCAAACGAGTACACATTTGCAACCGTGCTCACTTGTTGCACTGGAATTTGTGGACTTGAGTATGGTAGGCAAGTTCACAGTCTTATTATCAAAAGTAATTATGAGTCTCAATTATATGTCGGGTGCTCTTTGCTTGATATGTATGCTAAATCCGGTGCAATCCATGAAGCTCGTTTTGTTTTTGAAGACCTACCGGAAAGGGATGTTGTATCTTGGACCGCCATTATCTCTGGCTATGCCCAATTAGGTCTTGATGAAGATGCATTGGAACTTTTTCGTAGGTTGTTAAGGGAAGGAATGACTCTTAATTATGTTACTTATGCTAGCGTACTAACTGCAGTATCTGGACTTGCAGCATATGAAATGGGAAAGCAAATTCATAGCCATGTGATTCGGTCTGAAGTTCCGTTTTATGTTGTACTTCAAAACTCTTTAATTGATACGTACACAAAATGTGGCCAACTAACTTATGCTCggaaggtgtttgataaaatgcctgAGAGAACCGTTATTTCATGGAATGCAATGCTTGTGGGATATAGTAAACATGGTATGGCTAAAGAGTTGACTGAGCTTTTTGAAGTGATGAAAAAAGATAAAAAAGTCAAACCCGATAAAGTAACTTACTTGGCTATATTGTCTGGTTGCAGTCATGGTGAGATGGAAAATAAAGGATTGGAATTTTTCGATGAGATGAATGAAAAGGATGGTGTTGTACCAGATATTGAACACTATGGATGTGTAGTCGATTTGTTAGGTCGTGCAGGTCAGGTTGAAAAAGCATTTGACTTTATTAAAAAGATGCCGATTGAGCCAAATGCTGCTATTTGGGGTTCTTTATTAGGGGCTTGTTTAGTACACTCAAATGTTGAAATTGGGGAAATTGCGGGTCAAAGGATTTTAGAGATAGAACCGGAAAATCCCGGAAATTATGTTATTCTTTCTAATTTATTTGCCTCTAGAGGAAGATGGGATGATGTGAGAAATATAAGAAATTTAATGGAAGAAAAGGCTGTTGCAAAGGATCCTGGAAAAAGTTGGATTGAAATTGATCAAACGCTTCATACTTTTCACGCAGGTGATCACTTGCATCcagatataaataaagtgtatgatAAAATGAACGAACTGTTAGTAAAGCTTAAGGAATATGGATACTCTCCTGATGTGAGCCGTGTTTTGTATGATGTGGACGATGAGCAGAAGGAGAAGATATTATTAGGTCATAGTGAAAAATTGGCATTAGCGTATGGATTGATATGTAGTCCTGAAGGAAAGACTATTAGGATAATGAAAAACTTACGAGTGTGTGTTGATTGTCATAGTTTTGCTAAAGTTGTGTCTCAAGTTTGTGGAAGAGAAGTTTTTATGAGAGATAAGAACCGATTCCATCATATTGTTGATGGTATTTGTTCATGTGGAGATTATTGGTGA